From the genome of Triticum aestivum cultivar Chinese Spring chromosome 1A, IWGSC CS RefSeq v2.1, whole genome shotgun sequence:
TTCAAGACTTTGCGCGATCATCTCATCCCTGATTGCGACGGGCGGCAACAGACAGTGTGATTAACCTAGCTACTAAGGGGTTTGGAACTTGGAATAAAGCCATGCACTCAGCACCAACAATCATgctgagctagctagctagctagctgttcCGAGCTGCCGGATATTTCCGCCGTTCTCGCATGTGCATTTTCTTCTCCGTGGGAAGAGTTCCAACACGGCGCACCAGCGTGCATTTAGATAAGCTGTTAGTGGTAATCGCTGGTACTCACGAGCACCAACCTTAACAGCACATGACAGCCTCTCTTCGTTCGTTCATGTGAGTGTGCGTCTATCAAGAGGCGGAATAAATTGTGACCTCCACTACAACTTGAAAACCGGCTGAATTATGTCGGCCCCCATGACACATGGGTGTGCCTCGGACGCATGCTGGCGTGTCTTCGTGGTGTGCCGGCCATGAGCGCGGCAGCGACCGGTCGAACCACATGATTCGTATCAGCACCACTGGATGGATTCCATGGGTTTTTCCTCGCCCAGCCTGCGCGCCGCCGGCAAATACGCTCGGTCTGTCGCTGTCCCGGACCAGCGGCAGTACATGAGAACAAATGGTTTTGTCTTCTGTTGTATAACTGGCTATTTGACATTTTGGACTACATAAATCAAGTGTATGTGGGGATGCAAAAATTCGAGTGAAAATTACTGTTGGCATGATGATTTTCACCGTCCAATCGTGACCGAAGATAACACAAGGAAAAGAGTATGGTTTGTTTCCACTCCCATCCTCTCCCGTCCTCTATCCTTGTGTGATTATGTGGAAATGTGGAATCAGTTCATTATCTTTTCTTTGGTGGTGGCCTAGCGTGTCATTGGCACTTTACTGGGTTCCTCTCGTGTATCTAACCCCTTTTAACAACCCTTCAAAAAAGAAACCTTTTAACAATTTTTTTTGCTTGTATGCATATAATGGTCATTTATGAGATGAGCATGGAAACTCTTTTGAAGATCCAATAGCATGCGGAAGGGAAACTATCCGGCTTGCCTGCTCTCTTTCCATGCTCTCATCCGTattcccacttcatcctacggttgTTTTTTTTtccctttctaatctaatcatccccctctgattttaagggggtggggccgaatcttattttgttccaatcaaatcaagccacgcaCGCGGGAGCACGGATAGGCACACGCgtggggagcaggcaagtctcgtccgaaGGGAAACCCTCATAAGAAGGTCTTACTTTTGTTTTTACTTTTGTTCGAAGGGAGGAATTACTATATATGTGTGGTGCTAATACGTGGTTCGATCCAGTGGTGCATTTTTCAAAATATGTGTTGCATTCGTATCAGCGCCAGTTTTGCAACTTCATAAAAATGCACTGCACGCCACTCCGCTCCGGCCGCTCCAGGAGCAGAGCTGAGGAGCAGAGGGCTGCCGAACACGGCCTTAGTATCAGTAATACAATATCATGTACCTTAAACTATCAACCAGACACAAATTCTGATTGGAATGTGTTCAAATTTCAAATGATTCTTACCACATTCCACACCAGCGGAACTAACAATGGTTTTTGTATGCCCTTGCACCCGCATCAAGGGGGCGTGTTTTTTTTCTCCTTGTCCTGTTTATTTATGTTTGAgtttctttttccccttttctatTTTCATTTTTGGTGCCGCTCTTATACTCATATTTTTAATTAAGATTTTATTTCCTAAACTTTCCATTCTCTTTGTTCCCATTTCTTTACTTTTTATGTATTTCATTGAAGCATACATATTTTGTGTTATTTTTACCACAAATATACAAGATATATGTTTTGTTGGCCGATTGATATATCTCTTGTTATATTATTTTCATTGTTTTAATGAGAAGCAAAACGTTTACCAATAATAAGTCTGCCATGTTTAGCTGAGTAAAGCGAACATTTTTACATGCTAATATTTTAATTCGTATGAACATTTTCATGTGCGTTAGAATACATATTCCTTGGATGAAAGGCGACCTTCAGCCTCCCTCCAAGAGACATATAGATGCACCCTCAGTTTTGGCGCTAAAGGCACCGAATAGGAACTCTGGCTCAACCAGTCACCCCCATCTCCAAGCCAAATAGACCGGACCCATCGACGTGAAAGGGGTGCGTGAAGCTGGCGGGGTGCAAATGCTACCAAGGGCAAATGCGGCTTGTCTAAAACTTTTAGGTGAGAAACGAACAATTTAAGAGACATAACTTTGGACCCAAAAATCAAATCAGGTAGTGATAGAGCTAGAATAAATAGACCGTAAGAGTTACAATGCTCATTTTCTGACATAGAAGAGAAGATTTTTTTTCCTGAAGTAACTCCAAAGGGAAGAAGTAGAAACTACACTACCCAAAAAGACAAATTGTTATGTGAAGCTGGGAAGGAAATTATTTTTGATCCCGTCGTCGGTGTTGAGAAACCAATGCCAAAATTGCTCAAGAACTATACAAGGGGCGAGGAGGGGAAAAGGACACGAAAAACAAGGCAAACCATTCACTTTGCAACATTGTAATTTAGAGCTTGAAGTGAGGAGAACTGGAAGAACCATGAGTACAACAAAATTTGTCACAGGGAAGAGCTCAGGTGGAGATGCAAcacaagttggtgatgatgatgatgcattaaGTGTCGATGAAGGAAAAATAAACTCCCTTCCCAGCTTAGTTGCTCCTAAGAAGAGGACTGGTGGAAGAGAGAATGACAAGGAGAACTTTAACAAGGGATGATACAAATGTCAAGGAATCATTTGAATCCATCGTGATAATACGAGAAGAGATGTCAAAAAAGGAAGAACACAAAGGCCCAAGAAAAAAGGAGAGGAGAAAGAACATCGAGGAGAGGAGGGCGATAGCCAAGGAGAAGATGACTGAGGTGGAGGAGAGTAAGCAAGTGATGGAAAAAGAATCAAGAGCATGGAAAATGGGCAAAAACTCATGAAGATGGACATGGGAAACTTGATGTGAAGGCAGGAACATACATTGAGATGTGTCGCGTTCAAGTATTAGCGGCAATGTCTATGTGAGACTACATGATGGGAGGGTTTTATATGGGAGGATTCATGGGCTGCATTAGGGGGGGGGGGATGGATGATGCCATGGGAGCCATGGGTGGTGCCATGGGAGCCGTGGGGTGATAGTGTGAATGATGTCATGGATGGCAATGAAAGCAGTGGTGCCAATGGAGCGAAAGCAAGCCATGAAGAGGCAGCAAACGACAAAGAGGAAGTATGCACTTACGTTTGAGTTTGTCATGCACAATGCTAATAGTTTGAATTGAATTTAATTACTGGATTTGAACTTGAAATTTTGTATGTTCTTTGATTATGTGTGTTGTTATTTTGTAAAGCTTAATCATATAACGTTTTGTTTCAATATGTATGAAACTGCGGAGAGGAAAACGACAGCCGAGGAGAGGAGGGCGAGATTTTTTAGGCACCACTTTACATCATTTGCTAAAGCAACAAATCGTCGGGTGATGAATTGTTGTCTCTATTCTATCCTATATTGTTTTTTTTCATCACCAATTATTTTAtcaccgttggagatgctcttaggggaGCGCACTTATGTCCCGCTCATAGTGAGACGTAGGGCAAGCTCGCCTGGGCGAGCGTGAGACTAGGCCGACCAAGTAGATAGGAGGCCACATGCCACAACCTcaattttgtttttctattttcacATTTTTTATGTGTTCTGCTTTTTTTCTACTTTTGTTTATATGTACATATATTCTAAACGTAACAAACATATTAATCAAACATTCAAAAAGTGTTAAATatttatagaaaaaatgtttcTCCTTTATATGAAAAATGTATAGAAAAAATATAAAATGTATATGAAAGAGTTGATCATGTATTTACAAATGTTAAGAAAATATTTGGAAAATTtcaatcaagtatttgaaaaatattaatcaaatgttaaaaaatgttaaatttgtatagaaataATGTATCTCATGTATacgcaatatatatatataatatacaaTGCGTATGAAAAATGTTGATCACATATTTAagaaatattaaacatgtataaaaaaatgttcccaATGTATATGAAAAAGTACAATGTACATTAAATTAAATTAGCATCAAAACATCATATTTTAGTTCTCTATTTAATAAATGTTAAACATGTAcataaaaatgttcctgatgtatatggAAAATATACATTGTGTTTTAGAAAGTGTTTATTGCCATTAAAAATGTTCAACgtcatttgaaaaatgttcaaaacatgtatttaaGAAAATGTACATCATGTACTGAAAAATGTTCAATTTGTATCAAAAAAAATGTTTCATGTGTACAACAAAAATATTACGTACTAAAAGAAGTAGACATGTTttgaaaaatgaaataaaatagatgaaaaccgacaaagaaacaaaagaaaacctaacaaatgaagaaacaaagaaaatcaaaGTAAAACAAAGGAAATAAATATAAATACCGAATAAAACCAATGGAGAAGAGTGGGAACAATGGAACCCATGTAAGAAACAAAGATAAAAAAACATAGAAAACCATTAAGAACTGAAACGAAAGAAAGAAAGCCGAGAAAAAGTAGAAAATCGATGCAAAACAGTTGAAAGCAGAGAAAATGATGAAAAGAGGAAAAATCAGCCGAAAATCCACAAAACGTAGGAAAATTACTGAAAATAAAtcaaagaaaatagaaaaaggaacAAAGGAGGACAAAAACGAAGAAAGCCACAGCAAACACCAAAAAGTCACTTTGGAGGACGACCTCTAGTGAGCCCCATATTTTGAATGGAGCTAGTTTGATATtggaaaaaattctgaaaaaataaacATAAACATATGGATGCATATTACACACGTGAAAAGTTTGTGCTGAAATAAGTAACCATGAAattacacaaaaatgacaaaattgggatttcaggaagATGAACAGTGCATGTATTGTTCGTCATTCAGAAAtcatcatttttttttcttttttgtatagCTCATGTTCACTTTATTTCGTAACCAAACTTGACACATGTGTAATATACAtccatatgatcatgtagattttttatgaacatttttgaaattttaaaTGTGATTATTTAACTATATAAAATAAAGTCCTCTAATGCACCTCGGCCGCAAAAATCCATTCTCCAGCGAATGCAGCCAACCAAGGAGGTAGCAAGCGTGGACGAAAAAAAAAGGCTAAAAGTGTACGTCCACTAAAAAGCTTCAGGCGAGACGAGAGCCACTTTCACATTAAGCGAGATATAGCTCTCATGCTCTGTTGGTGCCTATCCTGGACTCCACTGGACTAGTGCTTGCACTGTTAATGGGCTCAGCGTAGtactggccatgggaagcccgtcCCGGCCGGCCCGACGTTGCTCTCAGGCCGGGCTtaggcctagattttgagcccgatggctgggccaggccaggcccgTCGTTTTTGCGCTTTTCTGAAGGGGCCTGGCCCGAGGCCTGGCGGGCTTTTACGCGTTCGGGCTGGGCTTGAGCCCAAAAAACAGGGCTGGTGGCCTGGCTGGGCCAGGCCCGGGCCTAGGTTTTTTgcctcgggcttggctaggcctggcccgaagcccggcccgacccgaggtttggccaggtatagCTCAGCGCAATTGCTATCACAGCCAGACAAACAAAAAATACAGAGATTTCTCATAGAAAAACAGAGGCAGACAAGCGGAGCAATACTACACCTACAAGAAGTTACAATGTTTAGTAGATGTAGCATTGCTCCAGACAACGAGCAGGGCAAACGGagtcctccttcctccctctcatGTCTCTCTCTCAACTCTACCTGTATCAAGGCTTTGGGCCTGAACCCAGTAGCGGCGAGAAGTGAATCCGTAGTTGAGTGTTAACAATGTACACTTTACCTCTTCAGTCTTCACCAGTTGCAATCAACCAGAACAACGAACACAGGCACAGCAAACAGAATGTACACACGACACACGACGGCTGATCAGATCAGCTCAGATCAAGCAAGCAGGTGGTCGTGGAACCAGCTCTTCATCATCGCGAACGCGTCCtcggcgtcgccgtcgtcctccagcgactccggccgGTGCGCGAACCCGTGGCCCCTGCCGGCGTACACGGCCGCCTTGGCGCCCCTCGCGCTCCTCTCCAGCTCCCGCACCGTCTCCACGGGGCACAGCGGGTCGCCGTCGCCGCACACGAACAGCACCGGCGCCGCGATCCGTGCCCCGAGCGACGCGTCCATCCGGGACCCGTAGAAGCAGACGCCCGCTCTGAAGCAGGCGGCATCGGCGTCGCGCGCCAGCGTCTCCACGAGGCGGCCGCCCCCGTAGCAGAACCCGACCACGCCCAGCTTCTTGGACGGCGCGGCCGCCAGGAAGTCGTCAACCAGCCATTTCCTGCACGTGTCGATGTCGCCGGCCACCCTCTCCGGGGCCTGCCCGGCGAGCCACGCCTGGAACCCGTCCATCGGCAGGCTCTTCTTCCACGGGTTCCCGCGGAACAAGTCCGGCACCAGAACGCTGCATACATGCAAGCATCCATCGATCAAACATGAAGAGGCGACAAATGCAGAGATTGGACCGGAGAAGTGGTTGGTCGGTTTACTTGTAGCCGTGGCATGCGATGCGATAGGCGAAGTCCCGGGTGGCGGAGTCCTCGAAGCCGAAGACGTCGGAGAGGAAGAGGACGCAGGTGCCGTTGTTGTTCTTGACGGCCTCGAGGAGGTAGGCGCGGACGCTCTCGTCGTCGCCCTGCCCGATGACGACGTCCGTGCCCCTCACCAGCTCGcacgcctcgtcgtcgtccacggTGCTGCTCGCCACTTCGGCCTGGCTGCAGCGCGGCCCCTGGAGCCGGCGGCTCCGGGCATGGGTGACGACGGTGCAGCGCCATCTCTGCAAGGGAACTGGAATCGTTACGTCGTCAGAGCGCGGAGAACGCTGGCTTGAGTGCGTGCATCTGAAATTTTCTCAATATAGAAATCAATAATGCTAAACATACAAAGAGTTACACGCAATTACATGCTGATTAGAATTTTTTCCATTTATTAACCAATCATTGCTACTGTGTCCGCAATCACGGTGTCCAATTAAACACGCAGAATAAGGTACCCCGGTATCCAGATTAAGAGAATTTTATCGACCAGTCTCCAACTTTTTCGTGATCAAACCTCACAGCCAATTCAAGCCGAAATAGGGTTCGGAGCATCAAAGTGCAAGTGGATAACACAGGAACGGAATTAAGGAAACGAACACGTACTTACAGAGGACGGCGGCAAGCGTGTGGACCGCGCGCTGGTCGCCGGCGCAAGCGAGCAGCAGGCGGCGCTGCGCTCGCGCCGCGGAGGCGTGATGGGGAGAGACGGGCGCACTGCGGCtgcggccgccgtggccgccatggGGTGCTGCTTTCGAGCAGCTCCGGAGGCTGGAACCGAGCGCGGGAGATAGCCTGATGTGCTTGCCAGTGCCAGCCACCACACAGGCTCTGGTGTGGATATTTTTCTTACTGACACGTGGGGTTTCCGTGTATGACGTCCAGACGAATTCGCCAAAAAAAAAAAGAATGGACAGAAGTTGCAGGTCGTGAGTCGTGACCGCGTACAGTACGGTCTTGCTGCAGCTATGGATGGATATGGTTTATCATCTCCGCGCTACACTGGCACTGTCGCCTAGCAACTTCTATCTGACGCATGCTACGTCAAGTATTCGGCTCGTCGCACAGAGGCTGGGCGGCCCATTCTTTTTCGTTTTCTTTTACCTGTTGTTTATTTAACCCTTTTCTcctgttttttttcaaaaaagttctCATTTTCAATTTCTCttcaaaatttcaaaaattgtttgaaTTTCAAAGCACGCTCGTATTTTTGTAAAAAAGTTGTTATTCTCGAAAATGTTTGTGCTTTCAAAATTGTTTGGAATGTCAAAAATCGTTCTAGTTTTAATACACTTTGTATTTTTCCAAAAATCTTTGTGCtttcaaacattgtttggaatttcaaaaaagtttt
Proteins encoded in this window:
- the LOC123056985 gene encoding carboxymethylenebutenolidase homolog isoform X2 encodes the protein MAATAAAAAVRPSLPITPPRRERSAACCSLAPATSARSTRLPPSSRWRCTVVTHARSRRLQGPRCSQAEVASSTVDDDEACELVRGTDVVIGQGDDESVRAYLLEAVKNNNGTCVLFLSDVFGFEDSATRDFAYRIACHGYNVLVPDLFRGNPWKKSLPMDGFQAWLAGQAPERVAGDIDTCRKWLVDDFLAAAPSKKLGVVGFCYGGGRLVETLARDADAACFRAGVCFYGSRMDASLGARIAAPVLFVCGDGDPLCPVETVRELERSARGAKAAVYAGRGHGFAHRPESLEDDGDAEDAFAMMKSWFHDHLLA
- the LOC123056985 gene encoding carboxymethylenebutenolidase homolog isoform X1 gives rise to the protein MAATAAAAAVRPSLPITPPRRERSAACCSLAPATSARSTRLPPSSVIPLQRWRCTVVTHARSRRLQGPRCSQAEVASSTVDDDEACELVRGTDVVIGQGDDESVRAYLLEAVKNNNGTCVLFLSDVFGFEDSATRDFAYRIACHGYNVLVPDLFRGNPWKKSLPMDGFQAWLAGQAPERVAGDIDTCRKWLVDDFLAAAPSKKLGVVGFCYGGGRLVETLARDADAACFRAGVCFYGSRMDASLGARIAAPVLFVCGDGDPLCPVETVRELERSARGAKAAVYAGRGHGFAHRPESLEDDGDAEDAFAMMKSWFHDHLLA